ttttaaaaatctaaagcTAAATAACTTATCTGTAGGTGACACCagtgcattttgtttctgtggaaCTTTCTCTTGGGGTCTCTTTGCAAAGTCGTCATTGTAGGATATTCTTTGTCTGAGTGATGtcaaatttttcaaatacttattTGCCATGGCGATTTAAGGCTCCTAGGAAGGTGAAGCTGCTAAAATTGGAAGCTAGCATTTTGTGGTTAATTAATAACCATGCAATTGTTAATTCAAAGCTGTACAATAGTTTttgaataaacagaaacaatgtTCAGATATAGATGTTTGTTTGAAGAAACCTAATCCCCGGTAGACAGGTGTAGCTCAGTATTTCCTGTGATTGCTGTTGGAACAGGGGAGATAAGAGCACTCAAGTCAAGTTTCAGTACAGTTTAAAGTAGCTTTAAGGAATGTACTGTAAGGGATGTACTGCAATTTGATATTGTAACTTTAAGTACATTTTCTTTGTCTACTAGATTCACTTGTTAATAATCCAGCACTAGAACGTTTCAGGGGTATGAAATTTTCCCATTCTGAAGAAATGATGAATATATTTCACAAGAAGTTTGGTTTGCACTATTTCCGGACAAACCAGCTGGAAGCCATCAATGCTGCTCTTCTGGGTGAAGATTGTTTCATCTTAATGCCCACTGGTATGTATCTACAAATATCATGCATCTGGAGTTTTTTGAGGTCTGGTGCACATTTGAGAAGTGAAGATCTGAAACTTGTTTTGCAAGGTCCACggaaagctttttctctctctatgCCTTTATGGAGGCTATCTTATATTGTGTTGCTTGAATTTTGTGGATGcaagatttctgaaattttgtatGCACTATAGTATTTTGAAAGTGAAGGTGATCTCATGTGTGCCTTCCATAATATATCACTCTAACTCTTTTGTAACCTACAAATATCAATAAACTTTTATGAATAATTGTTTTTGATGTTCCTGAAAGTGCTGTGAAATGTGAACTAAGAAATAGGACTCCCCTTTCCACTGCTTCTCCATCTCTGCCTGTCTTTCCCGTCTATATCTAATATATGTTATGTTCTGTCTAACCCTTACAGGTGGTGGTAAAAGTTTGTGCTACCAGTTACCAGCATGCGTCTCTACTGGAGTCACTATTGTTATCTCTCCATTGAGGTCGCTGATAATTGATCAAGTTCAGAAACTGAAGACTTTAGATGTAAGTTCAAACAGGTTATTTAATCAGTTAAGCTGCAAGTAAGTGGattagaaatctgaaaatttatAATGAGTCTTATGCCTCTCAAATATGAACTACAAAAAGTAATTAGTTGGAAGCTGTAGGAAGATCTAAATTAGATGAGCTAGAAATTATTGACAGTTGAACCGCTAAATTTATTgacagatatatatatatgtgtgtgtgtgtgcgcatgtgtgtATTCACTATTGGAGttttcaaataacaaaaaatacagatgcCTGAGTCTTAATTTCTGAGACTTATATTTAGGTATAAATAGGAGTGATCTGgctcaaaaaaaagaaaggagtatTAAGAATTCCTGACGTAGGAAGGTTCTGGGGATGCtaagtatttctggaaaaatagtacacagaggaaagagcagcaagTTCAGAAGGTATACGCTCCTGAAGTTGTCTGGTTATgaactgcttttgtttcaggGAAGTGTCTCTTTTATCAACAAAGGTAGATAATGCattttaggggaaaaatacagagaagtttTGGGGTGTGAGACCAAAGGAACTATGATGCTGGCTTTCTGAAGCTGCAACAAATCCTTCCCTCATCAGTAAGTCTCTGATAATCTGAGTAGATGTGGCCTTTGAATAGTTGTCTGCCACGTAATGACTGCTCCAGAATTCTGTGCTTTGGCCAAgctcttcactgttttttttttttttttttttggtgttgtGAGGGTGCCACGGCTGTAAAAGTTAGTTAAACTCCCTTTGAGACTTCTGGGAATTCGCATATACTGGAGGAATTCCCTCTGTGGTGCTGCAGCTATCTCCTGAAGGGGAACAAGAGACAGGCAGAACTGGCTCTATTGTTGTGGTTGGTTGTATTCAGGGGCCTAGTCTTATGTCATTTTTGTCCTTAGGATACAATTCCTTTGTTACTATTCAGCATGAATAGTAAGttatacttttaaatttaatattaaattgcTTCTCTGAGATGCATTCAATCTCTTCTGACACAATATTATTGTATGATTGTATGCCTGTGGGCACTGTTATTGAGGGTATTTATCATGGTTTTGTGATTCCTGGAAACTTAGTTTCTTATCTTAAGatctgtgtttgctttctgaattCAGTCTAAACCTTGTAGTGTATTGAGCGATAAACAAGCGTcgcttcttttttctttactcgaaagagtacaaaaaaaatagatgacTCCCCTACATCACTAATTGGTCTGTTGGTAAAATTGGGAGCAGAAGAACAGAATTTGGGTTATAGTCTCTTGGctttattaatagaaaaattctCTGATGCCTGCAGTATGCTAGAGGTTTAAATGTTAtctataattaatattttcaatgcTTCTTTCAGTAGTTTTCCTTGATGAGAATAAATGCATATGCTTTTCATCTGGTTTATAGCTAGATAGCAGGACTATTTATTGGAGATATTACTGTCTTTAGCACATGTTAAAACTTAATACTTCTCTTGTATTGTGTAGATTGCTGCCACATACCTGACTGGTGATATAACAGATGCGGatgcttcaaaaatatatatgcagttGTCAAAAAAAGATCCTGTAATAAAACTTCTGTATGTTACTCCTGAGAAGGTTTGTActtaatctgaattttaaagcCATGGAGGCAACAATAGGAAGATTACTATAGAggattgaggggaaaaaattaaacttaCACAGTAGGCTtctagcaaaaaagaaaagggggggaagTAAACACTTTTAGAGAATTCAGCGAGACTCTGTACAGATGTAATTAATgtcagtcaaagaaaaaaaaacaaaaataatcaaccAAGAATGAAAATTGACTGTGAATCTGCagtgtttaaaatcaaaaccCCCATGCCCATCCTTTTCAATATATCCTAATACATCTTAGAAAATAGGATCTTTGCATAGCTGATCCTAGAATCTTATGGCAATACCACATCAGCAGCTTTGTTGTCCATTAAAATGAGGCTGATCGCCATCACTTCTAGTTTCTATGAAGCTTTACTATGTAGTCAAAAGTAATTTTGGTGTACAGAACAactgcttctgtatttttagtcAGTTAGAGTGacactgtgccttttttttaatgccattcTTGTATACCTAGGTTTGTGCAAGTGGCCGTCTTATGTCTGCCCTGGAAAATTTATATGACAGGAAACTGCTGTCACGTTTTGTCATTGATGAGGCTCACTGTGTCAGTCAGGTAaacacctttatttttttaatggcaaaaaatGTAATTGGAGCATCTTACTCAGTgatatttaaatttctgtttttaaactagTGGGGTCATGATTTTCGAAAAGACTACAAGCGTCTGAATATGCTCCGCAAGAAGTTTCACTCTGTTCCTATGATGGCTCTTACTGCCACTGCTAATCCCAGAGTACAAAAAGATATTCAGAATCAGCTTGAGATGCTAAAACCACAAGTGTAAGTTGTTCAGCAGTTTCATGAAACAATTTGTATGAGTTGTAGAGTATCTTTGATGTGGAAAATttatgaaagaaggaaaagcattaaAGACCCTTCTGAAGTGGTTTTATAGTTGTATCTGATTTAATGAGAATGTATATGTGGAAGTTAATGTCtctcaaatgcaaaatattaaattgaggaggggaaaaagaactTTTGAAACTCTTTCTGTCATAGTTAGAGAAACTCCTTAAAATAACATCTTGAAATTTTGACTGTCATTGACAAGATGTGAAAGTTGTATTATAGGGTGCTTTTCACGAGAATGCTGGAAAACCCCAAATGTTGGAGGTACGTTTTTTAACTAACATTGGAAGTAACAAGTAATGAAGTTACCATTGGGATCTGGATTGTATTGTAGCATTTTCATTGTATATggtgaaaaggaaaatgcttctgttttattataaattctttattctagaaatatatttcaggGTAGAAGATAAAAGAGGTAATGCTATTCTGCAAATTTGAAAGGTTTGATgtgaatgcaaatatttaaaaatgaaaatgaagggCAAGCAAATCATTGTGTGCTTGCTAGatttacaagtattttttttttccttcatgacTTGCATGGTGCcatgtggttttcttttttcacaacTGTAGGAAAAATGCAGGAGTGTTTCACCTGAAGTAATTTCAGATCTAAGTTGTGTGAAATGAATCTCAGTAGGGCTAAGTGGAACAATAATTCCTTTGCAAACACACAGAACAAATAGTAGCTACTTGAATTTGAGAGATTCCAGTAAGTTCTGAGCTTGTTGAAAGATTATTGCACCTTAAAACTGACCAGCACTAATGAAATACCGGGTTTTAGGTTTACAATGAGCTTCAACAGGCATAACTTGAAATACGATGTACTGCCCAAGAAGCCAAAAAAGGTGGCAATGGATTGTTTAGAATGGATCAGAAAACATCATCCGTGTGAGTACTGAGCAATATAATGTTCTTGTATGCATTTTTATcaactactttttaaaacaggaaaagcatttaTAATACTATAAACCCCCCCAAACTTATGCCGCCTTGAAACTGCTAATGTATTTAGAAGAACAAATGGGAGACAGAAATATATTGCTAAGAGTGGGAATTGGGTTTACAGATATCGTAAAGTTAGGATGTCAAGTTAAGATGAAAAAGATGATTATGGTGATACTCTTGAGTAATCGTTCTGGAGATTGTCAGATCCTTTAGTGTTGTGTCTTCTGAATATAAAGGTCTTCTAATATCCCTAAGTTTTGCTTGATTCTGCTGACGTGCTTAGCTGTGGTTCCTCTTGAAGACATTTCCAGTGACTCTTGTCTATTTAGACTGTCTTGGAATTGTACAGACCTGGCTGCTGGGAATCAACTACAGCAGCAGGTCTTCATTTATGGATTTTAAATTTCTCAGATTGCATGGTATTGAGCAGGAAATTTCGTGATCTCACCCCACAAAAAAACATGGAGTCAAGTGAGGAGAAATTAACAAAAACATatggtgtttaaaaaaaatcacttctctaTAAACAATTGCTCTTACCAACCTCTCTCTATTGGaataaatgtattcttttaagtgagtgaaagggaagaaagcacaaatcttttttatatttgcagATGATTCTGGAATAATTTATTGCCTTTCACGGCATGAATGTGACACAACAGCTGCCATTCTGCAGAAGGAAGGTCTTGCTGCACTTGCCTATCATGCTGGCCTCACTGACTCCAACAGAGATCTTGTACAGAAAAAGTGGATTAATCAAGAAGGATGCCaggtaaaagaaaagcatatgaaaaaaaaacataatagaATTTAGAAAACTTTTATCCCTGTTAatctagaaaatgaaaacaaagatttgTAGCGTTTTCGCCAAATTAGATACAATATGAAACAACTGATCCATCAAAACATgttagcattatttttattgagaaTTTTACAAACCTAAGGCTGCAGGACTGCACTGAAGTATGACacctggagaggaagaaaaggagctgCATGAGAATTGTGCAACAGCTgtaggctgctgctgctgaaatttaTGTCAAGTCTCcagaattcttatttttcaatttgtctTGGATAACTTTTCAaagaagcagagatttttgctattttgtacTCTTCTTGCATTACAATTTCAATTCTACGTTGTGCACAGTTTCATAAGTCTGATTACATATCTCTTTTTTGTGTATAGTTCTCCATAAAGCTTTCAGGCTTTTATAtaacaaattattatttctgttgtaGGTTATATGTGCAACAATTGCCTTTGGAATGGGAATTGATAAACCTGATGTACGCTATGTTATCCATGCTTCACTCCCTAAATCTATAGAAGGTTATTATCAAGAATCTGGCAGAGCTGGACGAGATGGTGAAATGTCTCACTGTCTGCTTTTCTACAGTTACAGTGATGTAACCAGACTTAGAAGACTAATACTAAGTAAGTGAAATCTTGTATTTGTAACTTAGTAACACAATAGTAAACAAATTACTTAGTCTTGGTCTCTTTTATttagattgttttattttatcatttagaAGCACAATGTGTTGTATTGTATTGCAAAGATGGGAGAATCCTGCgtcttcattttattatttacttgAGTCAAtttctgcactgaaatattCTTGTGATTTGTACTCAATTTTAATCAAAGCCGGTTGTTTACATATAGCTGTCTCCTGATTTTTGTTATTCGAGGTtactcttcccttctctgttctttaaaacttGAGGTAAAAACCTGTACTAGCTTTGTTTTGTCTCAGCAAATTAGTACAGAATAAAGTACTTTATTGCTTCAGAAAAGTGTATCTGATAATATCTAAAAGGACAGAAGTGCAGATATAacaaataaaattgaatttattGTGTTTCAGTGGAAAAAGATGGAAACGCTCACACAAGACAGACCCACTTTAACAACCTGTATAGTATGGTTCATTACTGTGAGAATGTTGTTGACTGCCGGAGAATTCAGCTTTTGGCCTACTTTGGGGAAACTAACTTCAATCCTAACTTTTGTAAAGATCATCCAGAAGTAACTTGTGATAACTGCAGTagaaagaaggtaaaaaaaaaaaatatggctCTTATTTATAGGgtcattaaaatgatttttgtataGTTGCCttaaaaaatactaacattACATTTGTGAAGGTaaatagagaaaatgaatgatgtgtttttaattttgggGATGCTGGATGCTTTGAATTCATTCTAGGATTTATCCTTGAGCAGAATTACACCACCTATCCATGGACTTGAGCTCTATTTCTGAGAGAGAAGTACTGATGAGGTATAAGGGTGTTCCTCTAGTGTGGCTTCTTGGGGAATAGTGTCTACTGGAGGGAGGAACTAATGCAAGATCCACTGGATAGCTAAAGGAAAACTGTATATTCTGATGTATTCAaggctgctttgtgctgctttgTAGCATGTAGtatggagatattcaaggcccgcttggatgcaaccctgtctaacatgctctgggtgaccctgctgagcagggaggttggactagatgatctccagaggtcccttccaaccttaccgattctatggGTGTGCCATATTAGGGGATGGATACTGCTTGGAGGGGGTCCAAAGAGCAGCGTTTGTGTGTCAAGCTTTAAAACAACCTAGCAAGTAGTATGAACAGGAATGGAACAGAAAATAGTTGTTGAAGTGGCTATCAAATAGTTGCTTCACCTCCTGCTGTTCTTGCATAGGTTTTTAGACCATATTTGATTATCtgatcttttcagaaaaaaagaaatacactcAAAAACAAGGATTTGATAATTTTAGGTACGAAATTGGGTATTCTGggcattttaagtttttttagCTGGgattgtttgcttgtttctttgttttaaaggcaTTGTGCTCCAGCACTTGGAAAGCTTCGTACTTCAATCTGATATTTAAACTGAGTAGAGCTGAAAGGACCCAAATGATAAAGGTCCTAGCATCATCACAGGGCTAGTGAGATCCCATTTTTACACATGGGGAAAACTATGGGGAAGGCTACTGATATCTATAAACTAGATCAGTATTACTATCACTGAGGATGTTGCTTCTCAGTCCTGTGTTTGAATCATTACCCTACACATCTGTGATTGTAGTAAAAATTGGCTATGATGATCTGTATTCAGTCTAGTCTCATTTTAATGTGTATTGGAAGTATAAATTCTAGTGCATTGCAGCAGAATACTTACaggaatgctttaaaaacaattaagcATGATTACTAGTACTCACTCAGCAATCTTGCTGctcattttataaaatgaacGTTGTAGAAATTACATGCAATCATTTGGAATGTCTTTATCTTGCATTTTCAGAGTATTACCTAATCCAGAATTCATTTGACTATGTGATATCACTGTATATGTACTAACTAGGAAAtagctgtttctgtgtttgaaacaaaattaatttatgcCTAGAAAAAGCTTACTAATGAAACAAGTCAGTAGCAACTTGCATTAGAATAGAAccaaatcactttcttttcctaatcGAGTCTATTTGAATAGGATTACAAATCAAGAAATGTAACAGATGAAGTGAAAAGCATTATAAGATTTGTACAGGAGCATTGTGGACAAATGGGAGGAATAAATGGGAAGAGAAATACAGGTTCTGGAAAATACACACTGAATATGATGGTTGACATTTTCTTAGGTAAGTACTGTTAGACTTGCTGCATCATGTCTTGATAAGCATCAGCATGTCCATGTAGCatcaagaaagatttaaaaataagatatattTGGCAAAATTGTCTTTCTGAGGAGCCTCTAGGTGGTAAGTGACCCAAAATAAATGAGACTAAAGTTTTAATTGCTTTCAGGTGGCCATAGTGCTAGTATTAACTTTCTAGTGGAATTTGGAGTTTCTagtgcttttttggggggaggggaatggGAGAGGGGTTTGTGCCTAGACTATGGAATGTCAGGTGGTAGTCTTCCACAAGTCTGCAGATACATACGTATGTAGGCTTTCTTATTGCAGGGTAATCCTGTTACTCCTATTGCACAGGTACAAAGAGTGCGAAGATTCAGTCTGGAATTTTTGGGAAAGGTGCTGCCTACTCAAGACATAATGTTGAAAGACTGTTTAGAAAACTTGTCCTGGACAAGATTCTGGATGAAGACTTGTATATCACAGCTAATGACCAAGCTGTAGCATATGTAATTCTAGGAGAGAAAGCACAGCCTGTGCTAGATGGGTTACTACAGGTAAGGAACATGCTACAGGTTTTATACAGAATATAGTCTAGGGTAGTTTAAGTATAATTTGCCTACAAATTGATGTAATGGAGCTAATCTTTAGCAGATGCAGGGAATGGAATGCAACAAGCCTTATTTCTACTCTAGTATTCTAATAATGCTGTGAGGCAAAGGTAGATTTCAGAGGATAGAGGAGGCTTGaatccttcttttcttctcccttccacTTCATTCCAtcttaacaagaaaaataagttagGACCAACACATAAAGAGCTAgcggagaagagaaagaacagcactaccttctcctgcattttctgctctgtttttttccctagtaaCTGGTGACCTCTGGAGGCAAATGCACTTCAAGAAGGTTCATTGAAACAGTCCCAAAGTTGCTTGAAGCAATGTCCTTCCACACTAGTGCAGTATCTGGAGAACAGCCCTCAGCATTAGACCCAGTGGCCTCTACTCAAAGCTAGCTGTGTTgggttttcagttttgtttttgttcccccctgccctcctccctgTTAGTATACTCACTTTACTAGTTCTTTGTAGAAGATGCTTAAGGGGAGTTGAGAATTACTGCTTTATGAAGTAACTTATAgaaaaaagctcattttaaaaaatatatactgcataaatagaatttttttttggttcagttGAACAgtatgttttggtttttttccactATTCTCCTGTGTAATTAATCAGTCTTCTAATGATGGTTCTGCAGTAACTCCCCTGATGAATGTTGATTGGTTTATTTTAACAGGTGGAGTTCCATGAAACAGAAAGTGCCAGTACCATTAGAAAGCAAAGGGCTTCTGTGACAAAAATGTCACAGCGAGAAGAGATGGTTAAAAAGTGCCTTGGGGAACTTACAGACACATGCAAAACTCTTGGGAAAGTGTTTGATGTGCATTACTTCAACATTTTCAGTACTTCAACTCTCAAGAAAATAGCAGGTAAGGTCAACTTTTTGCTACTTGGAACCTCTACAGGTAGCAGACTGCTTGTGCAGTTGGAGCCTTTTCTGGTAGAAAATCTACAGTTTCTAACATCTTCAGTGGACCAGTTTAAATATACATAAGTAAGTCCCATGGAAATAGCTGACACAGCATAGATTCCACAGAGATGTGTTTTGTGCTGTAGCAGGTTGATGGTGTTCCTGCTGGTCAGGTACAGTAGAGAGCCAAGTATTCatactgcaaaataaactttgaaGCTGTTTTAGAGCAATCTTCTTCACTAGTTTTTGTGCTATCCAACTAGAAGTAAATGTATAGAATaaagtcttctttttcttgggAACTTAGTGCATACCATGGCACTAGAAGGAATGAATTTCCTCCAGAATATTCTACTATGATCTCTCTTAAAACCTGTGGCTGAGGTAATAAGTAATGCTCTAGTTACCATTGCTTATTGAATAcctgaaacaaattttaaagcGTTTGAGACTTTGTTCACTTGGTCTGCAGGTGTGAACTTCTAATTCCATTGTTCCTAAAGGAACACCTATGTTCTTCTTTtaacagaatttcaaaaatgcatctctGAACACTACTTTTTAACTTatctgaattttcttatttcatccAGTGTTATCTCATCTTAAACACTTCTTTTTGATGTAtctaatttgtattttgttctattttatttatttatagaaacCTTGTCATCTGATGTGGAGGTTTTGCTGCAGGTTGATGGTGTCACAGAagataaactggaaaaatatgGTGCAGAAATAATTAAAGTGATGAATAAGTACTCTGACTGGACGCTACCAGGTTTAGTATCATTTGTACCTATAAATGTGTTCTGCTATTTAATACCCTTCCTCCTTCTGTGTTAGAAGCTCCACTAAAAAGTTACCTTGTTTTAAACACAAATCATTAACTTATGCTATTCAGTATTTACAAAGAGGGAACAACTGCCTGTTTTCAGAGCGTACAAAGGTCTTTAGTGAGGAAATAATAGAGAAAATTTGGCATAGCTTTAAAAGGCTAGTGAGAGGTAAACAAAAACTAAACAGACTCCTGCTTTGCTCATTACCTGCCAGTTATTGGGATTTGTATAATAACCTTAATTATACTGAAACTTCTAACCTTGAAGTTAAGTCTAGCACTTTTTTTATATGCTTCCACTTGTGTCAACTATATATGGGGTAGTGTTGTAGCATGACAAGTAATCTGTAACCATTGCCTTTTAGGGCTCATAGGAATTGAGGTTAACAAGTCCAGGTCTGCAATGACTACTCCTTACTCGAATGTAAGGAGCCTTCAAAAATAAGTGTTAAAAAAGCTATCAGGTCAGAATGATTGTGTTTTACAGTGCCTTTGCACAGTTATAACTTAAAACACAATGTGCAGCTCAATTTAGCCCTGAGATTAACAAATATAGTAACTTAGTGTGAGCATAGCACTGTAGCCTGTGTtgtaattcaaatatttaatacagCTTGGCTATTAGATTTGACACTGTGGCCTGCAATATTGAAGTGATTTATAGTTGCATTTAAGCTGGCCATTCTTTGTTATTGCAGTATTAATAGCTGCAGCTGTTAAGTATGTGTCTACAAtcctaactttttaaaaaagtattttattttactgcatgTGCAAAGAATCATATCTCTCTTGATCATGACTAATTAAGAAGGAGCTCTTAGCTGTCTAtctgtgcttgctttttttaaaaaaaaaaaaaaaagaagaagaagaagaagttgCTGTATTTGGCAGTATTATTGTAGTATTCTTGTCCAGCTGATACAGAAAAGAGTATAAAGGCAGAAAGCCCAGTGTTACTAACGTAGTTTAGGCAAGAAACCAAGCTTGAGAAAATAGTGCTGGCTGGTATTCTTGTATGTCATGATGAGCGAAACCAAAATAGCGTATTGTCTTTACCTTGCACCAACCTAAGAAATGTCTTTATATGATCCCAGAGCATTACGAGGataaaagcagtgcaaaaagGTTTTTGAACGAGAAGGACAGAAGTTTGGTAAAATTAGTGTGTTCTAACTGATAGTTCTGACCGACTCAGGCAATGTCttgttttcattgatttttaattcattgtCTGTAGATGATGCCGCCTGCCAAAGCGGGGACACAGCTACAGGAAGCACTGGAACACTTGAGAGTGATGAAGAACCAGAAGATATAGTTACAACTTCAAGTTATTTTTGCAATAAGACAAaccaaggaaagaaaaggaaaaggctgcCAAACTTCAGAGAATCCAAGAGGAAAAAGTCAAATAATGGTGGTAGTCAGCAGTTTCATTCCAAAAGGTACGTTGCTTATGGTTAGTTCTAGTTCAATAAAGTTAATTTGGGGCTGTTCGGTATGGTGCACTACCATGCCAGTTCTGCTAATGCCAATGTTTACCATTGTTACTCTGCTGCAATGCAAAATCTTTATTTCCCAGAAGCTAACATATTAGACACAGTACTTCTCAATTTACATCAGAAGTagaagctgctgcagaaataagCCATGATTTTATGATTTACCTTTCCACTATTTGAAATTTTAGTATGCAAGGCAAATTAGAGGTGTACAGTCATTCTTCTCGCTCACCT
The sequence above is a segment of the Rhea pennata isolate bPtePen1 chromosome 10, bPtePen1.pri, whole genome shotgun sequence genome. Coding sequences within it:
- the BLM gene encoding recQ-like DNA helicase BLM isoform X2 — protein: MAALPQNNLREQLRLHSARGGLRAPPAARHRPAGFTFKKRVSPASAPSRECLGTPSASALKDKDVNTSLAKTFSSLITSKDKKIKTQDFSPKASGGQELKPSCASQALADSLEGLQQVLKDVPTSGRRTGRAPSQETDPRRLADSVITIEDEWDDIDDFDLSGIDKKYSRPILSPKGQASGKTPQRPHFSLNKPSRSPGTVTNDTAPLKHSTSEHNETPLDDEQQCLSQGSLICLGDEVPCNSNKTAGEDFQEKLSAEISHDEEAHAAADVKNKNGKSQELSNGEKNSQPELDEIDNEPFASIELEEEDYCDIVPPSPEEELPSFSPSIKSISIFKDSPTGGRSTTPSVESKPENNATKQPIAETSAEDADKGLHLEQQLYSVMDDICKLVDAIPVHELTYLSCAKELLQHRDLRRKLLANSIELNKSSINIVFARTGKPGVGQGTATDHDTAVCSGSNCSLSSDGNAKKSTKLPSMFSGTVNSSNFSTKKFQIYDALDSSYASKQTVWDVPCPETTELSSSKINVKERTSLNLHSETSFNNSWCEKTARRNDGNWHLSERPITSTALKVHNKAPTGSNVEDSLDIRDTDFDLDHFDIDDFDESWENSVNVSAPEKPSTPLYQPVREGPPAKSLLSKIISTAKGSALVSNPTVPRSSFFMAAKNSSDSLVNNPALERFRGMKFSHSEEMMNIFHKKFGLHYFRTNQLEAINAALLGEDCFILMPTGGGKSLCYQLPACVSTGVTIVISPLRSLIIDQVQKLKTLDIAATYLTGDITDADASKIYMQLSKKDPVIKLLYVTPEKVCASGRLMSALENLYDRKLLSRFVIDEAHCVSQWGHDFRKDYKRLNMLRKKFHSVPMMALTATANPRVQKDIQNQLEMLKPQVFTMSFNRHNLKYDVLPKKPKKVAMDCLEWIRKHHPYDSGIIYCLSRHECDTTAAILQKEGLAALAYHAGLTDSNRDLVQKKWINQEGCQVICATIAFGMGIDKPDVRYVIHASLPKSIEGYYQESGRAGRDGEMSHCLLFYSYSDVTRLRRLILMEKDGNAHTRQTHFNNLYSMVHYCENVVDCRRIQLLAYFGETNFNPNFCKDHPEVTCDNCSRKKDYKSRNVTDEVKSIIRFVQEHCGQMGGINGKRNTGSGKYTLNMMVDIFLGTKSAKIQSGIFGKGAAYSRHNVERLFRKLVLDKILDEDLYITANDQAVAYVILGEKAQPVLDGLLQVEFHETESASTIRKQRASVTKMSQREEMVKKCLGELTDTCKTLGKVFDVHYFNIFSTSTLKKIAETLSSDVEVLLQVDGVTEDKLEKYGAEIIKVMNKYSDWTLPDDAACQSGDTATGSTGTLESDEEPEDIVTTSSYFCNKTNQGKKRKRLPNFRESKRKKSNNGGSQQFHSKSKYRRTKKTSSSKAPASSGYSSASYSVSVMQGTGGKLGIMAPPKPKTRQFLQPSYSIL
- the BLM gene encoding recQ-like DNA helicase BLM isoform X1, whose protein sequence is MAALPQNNLREQLRLHSARGGLRAPPAARHRPAGFTFKKRVSPASAPSRECLGTPSASALKDKDVNTSLAKTFSSLITSKDKKIKTQDFSPKASGGQELKPSCASQALADSLEGLQQVLKDVPTSGRRTGRAPSQETDPRRLADSVITIEDEWDDIDDFDLSGIDKKYSRPILSPKGQASGKTPQRPHFSLNKPSRSPGTVTNDTAPLKHSTSEHNETPLDDEQQCLSQGSLICLGDEVPCNSNKTAGEDFQEKLSAEISHDEEAHAAADVKNKNGKSQELSNGEKNSQPELDEIDNEPFASIELEEEDYCDIVPPSPEEELPSFSPSIKSISSIFKDSPTGGRSTTPSVESKPENNATKQPIAETSAEDADKGLHLEQQLYSVMDDICKLVDAIPVHELTYLSCAKELLQHRDLRRKLLANSIELNKSSINIVFARTGKPGVGQGTATDHDTAVCSGSNCSLSSDGNAKKSTKLPSMFSGTVNSSNFSTKKFQIYDALDSSYASKQTVWDVPCPETTELSSSKINVKERTSLNLHSETSFNNSWCEKTARRNDGNWHLSERPITSTALKVHNKAPTGSNVEDSLDIRDTDFDLDHFDIDDFDESWENSVNVSAPEKPSTPLYQPVREGPPAKSLLSKIISTAKGSALVSNPTVPRSSFFMAAKNSSDSLVNNPALERFRGMKFSHSEEMMNIFHKKFGLHYFRTNQLEAINAALLGEDCFILMPTGGGKSLCYQLPACVSTGVTIVISPLRSLIIDQVQKLKTLDIAATYLTGDITDADASKIYMQLSKKDPVIKLLYVTPEKVCASGRLMSALENLYDRKLLSRFVIDEAHCVSQWGHDFRKDYKRLNMLRKKFHSVPMMALTATANPRVQKDIQNQLEMLKPQVFTMSFNRHNLKYDVLPKKPKKVAMDCLEWIRKHHPYDSGIIYCLSRHECDTTAAILQKEGLAALAYHAGLTDSNRDLVQKKWINQEGCQVICATIAFGMGIDKPDVRYVIHASLPKSIEGYYQESGRAGRDGEMSHCLLFYSYSDVTRLRRLILMEKDGNAHTRQTHFNNLYSMVHYCENVVDCRRIQLLAYFGETNFNPNFCKDHPEVTCDNCSRKKDYKSRNVTDEVKSIIRFVQEHCGQMGGINGKRNTGSGKYTLNMMVDIFLGTKSAKIQSGIFGKGAAYSRHNVERLFRKLVLDKILDEDLYITANDQAVAYVILGEKAQPVLDGLLQVEFHETESASTIRKQRASVTKMSQREEMVKKCLGELTDTCKTLGKVFDVHYFNIFSTSTLKKIAETLSSDVEVLLQVDGVTEDKLEKYGAEIIKVMNKYSDWTLPDDAACQSGDTATGSTGTLESDEEPEDIVTTSSYFCNKTNQGKKRKRLPNFRESKRKKSNNGGSQQFHSKSKYRRTKKTSSSKAPASSGYSSASYSVSVMQGTGGKLGIMAPPKPKTRQFLQPSYSIL